One genomic region from Melioribacteraceae bacterium encodes:
- a CDS encoding TonB-dependent receptor: MKRFLSIFFVSVIFSFSLVYAGTTGKLTGKVTDKKTGEPLPFVNITLEGTTIGAATDLDGKYVILNIPPGKYNVKFQYIGFQSVVVQNVQISIDLTTNQDAVLEETTVELGTIVVQGGIDRIQKDVTSSQARVTSDEIKNLPVAEINDVLQLQAGVTRGAGGEFHIRGGRSSEIAYWVNGISITDAYDNSRGIDIDNSSVQELQVISGTFNAEFGQALSGIVNTVTKEGGRSYNTDIKIYSSDYLSNFKDYFVGIDKINPLANYNLQASLSGPIPFTDNALTLFVNGRYVYDDGYLYGYNNFNPDSTAGSGELTAMNWSKRFIGQANLSWYASSNFKFNAEVLYSKENYKDYNHFFKWNPAGDVNKFAESYNATFTMTHTISGKAFYTLKLSKFQKDFEEYLYEDPFDSRYMHPNSLRTVSYAFVTQGTNNHRFYRKTETLIGKLDYTSQISENHLIKFGIEGRLHDLRFDDFNLEPLRVNNIEVEPFIPSIPEENTPNRTKYSATPVELSAYIQDKIEFESVIINIGLRLDYFDSRGKVLVDPTDPNINLPLRSELANLTLAEREPYFYKNATAKWSLGPRFGIAYPISDKGVLHFSYGQFLQVPTFQYLFNRGPYYVPNTGNGYGVYGNPDLEPQSTTMYELGFKQEFFENFSMEFTGFYRDIRNWITAGPLTATRNLVTYSSYINKDYSNVKGITLNISKRYSNYFSVDLNYTYQVAEGSNSSPEDEFNSQLGNNEPTLYLIPLDWDQSHMLNFSLYVGQEDWGISTIARYGSGLPYTPSITQYTADRGITSGLQRNSRRRPTQFQMDLRLHKTFQIGGLNITSFLRVFNLLDSRVVVNVFGDTGKADYTTEGRNISADPNRLNTVEEYLRYPWNYGEPRRIEFGFEFSF, encoded by the coding sequence ATGAAGAGGTTTCTTTCTATCTTCTTTGTGTCGGTTATTTTCAGTTTCAGTCTTGTCTATGCGGGTACTACGGGAAAACTGACTGGTAAAGTAACCGATAAAAAAACCGGTGAACCCCTTCCGTTTGTTAATATAACTCTGGAGGGAACTACTATCGGTGCGGCCACAGATCTGGATGGGAAATATGTTATCCTTAACATTCCTCCGGGAAAGTATAATGTAAAATTCCAGTACATCGGTTTTCAGTCAGTTGTTGTGCAAAACGTTCAGATATCGATCGACCTTACAACAAATCAGGATGCGGTTCTCGAAGAAACTACAGTTGAACTCGGAACTATTGTTGTTCAGGGCGGAATCGATAGAATTCAAAAAGACGTAACTTCGAGCCAGGCACGCGTTACATCCGACGAAATTAAAAACCTCCCGGTAGCAGAGATTAACGACGTTCTTCAGCTTCAGGCCGGCGTTACAAGGGGAGCCGGTGGCGAATTTCATATACGCGGCGGACGCTCTTCGGAAATTGCTTACTGGGTGAACGGTATCTCTATTACCGATGCTTACGATAACAGCCGCGGTATCGATATCGATAATTCAAGTGTTCAGGAGCTGCAGGTTATTAGCGGAACCTTTAATGCCGAATTCGGACAGGCTCTTTCCGGTATCGTTAACACCGTTACAAAAGAAGGCGGACGTTCTTATAATACCGATATTAAAATTTATTCGAGCGACTATCTAAGTAACTTCAAAGATTATTTTGTTGGAATCGATAAGATCAATCCTCTCGCAAATTATAATCTTCAGGCAAGTTTAAGCGGGCCTATTCCTTTTACTGATAATGCCCTTACTCTTTTTGTTAACGGCCGTTATGTTTACGACGACGGATATCTTTACGGTTATAATAATTTTAATCCCGATTCTACTGCGGGCAGCGGTGAACTGACTGCCATGAACTGGTCCAAGCGTTTTATCGGTCAGGCGAATTTGAGTTGGTACGCGTCATCAAATTTTAAGTTCAATGCGGAAGTCCTTTATTCAAAAGAGAACTACAAAGATTATAATCATTTCTTTAAATGGAATCCGGCAGGTGATGTAAACAAGTTTGCAGAAAGCTACAATGCTACGTTTACTATGACCCATACAATTTCAGGCAAAGCTTTCTACACACTTAAGCTCTCGAAATTCCAAAAGGATTTTGAAGAGTATCTGTACGAGGATCCTTTTGATTCACGTTACATGCATCCTAATTCTCTTAGAACAGTTTCTTATGCTTTCGTAACTCAGGGTACTAATAATCACCGGTTCTACAGAAAGACCGAAACACTTATCGGTAAACTCGACTATACAAGCCAGATCAGCGAAAACCACCTTATTAAATTCGGTATCGAAGGAAGACTTCACGATCTCCGTTTTGATGATTTCAACCTAGAGCCCCTCCGCGTCAATAATATTGAAGTTGAACCGTTTATTCCTTCCATACCCGAAGAGAATACACCTAACAGAACCAAGTACAGCGCAACTCCTGTTGAGCTCTCTGCTTATATTCAGGATAAGATCGAATTTGAAAGCGTCATTATAAATATCGGCCTCCGTCTCGATTACTTCGATTCCAGAGGTAAAGTTCTCGTCGATCCGACAGATCCGAATATCAATCTTCCTTTACGGTCCGAGCTTGCAAATCTTACTCTTGCGGAACGGGAACCCTATTTCTATAAAAATGCAACAGCAAAGTGGTCTCTCGGACCCCGATTCGGAATTGCATATCCTATAAGCGATAAAGGTGTGCTTCACTTTTCATACGGTCAGTTTTTACAGGTTCCTACATTTCAATACCTGTTTAACAGAGGACCGTATTATGTCCCGAATACCGGTAATGGTTACGGTGTCTATGGTAATCCTGATCTTGAACCTCAGAGCACAACAATGTATGAACTAGGATTTAAACAGGAATTTTTCGAAAACTTTTCGATGGAGTTTACAGGATTCTACAGGGATATCAGAAACTGGATTACCGCAGGTCCTTTAACAGCAACGAGAAACCTCGTAACATATTCCTCTTATATAAACAAAGATTACTCGAATGTTAAGGGAATTACTCTTAACATCTCCAAACGTTATTCTAATTATTTTTCGGTCGATTTGAATTACACTTACCAGGTTGCTGAAGGAAGCAATTCGTCTCCCGAAGATGAATTCAACTCACAGCTTGGTAACAACGAACCGACTTTATACCTTATACCTCTCGATTGGGATCAGAGCCATATGTTGAATTTCTCTCTTTATGTTGGTCAGGAGGATTGGGGAATTTCAACAATTGCCAGATACGGTTCAGGACTTCCTTATACTCCGTCAATTACCCAATATACTGCCGATAGAGGAATAACATCCGGTCTTCAGCGTAACAGCAGAAGAAGGCCAACTCAGTTCCAGATGGACCTGAGACTCCATAAGACTTTTCAAATAGGCGGATTAAATATCACATCATTTTTAAGAGTATTTAATCTTCTTGATAGCAGGGTTGTTGTGAATGTGTTCGGTGATACAGGAAAAGCCGACTATACTACCGAAGGAAGAAATATCAGTGCGGATCCGAACCGGCTCAATACTGTTGAAGAATATTTAAGATATCCCTGGAATTACGGTGAACCGAGAAGAATTGAATTCGGTTTCGAGTTTTCTTTCTAA
- a CDS encoding peptidylprolyl isomerase, which translates to MTKQFYTVLVLFLISFLFDSQPVKSQKLALPEKIIAKIGSISIPVYEFQQRLQDYLFSSGIKDNIVVRRSIINNMINEILLNNYDDNSAIESNPEFIKESKWIEKQTILAFLKDRDVYARINVTDNEIRDAFYKSQEKIAARHLFAETEDEANSLYQLLQTGADFNQLAKQVFTDSVLAFNGGYLGYFSWGDMDPDFEDAAYSLKPGEISAPVKTRYGFSIIKLEDRIPQPLITEDEFLRKKAHMERVVKIRKKKPAEWEFINSIYDQKKVDINEKMLGLIYDNFRYSDADKAEKNEVIDYSSILLKYGERTYSAGETVQRLNDIPYFHRDKITSIENLKTVLKGLVLQDLLFDIAVKKRYDRDPEVLSTLKKYKGNLFLKYKRLEISNNANFPDSVINKFYNDNLVYFMTSPKISIQEIIVNDSTVAADLIARIGKGEDFGSLARQYSLREWSASNNGIIELSEIEKFGQLKDVLWNSPLGSIVGPVMIQNYHGIFRVIEKVDGSPKEYSAVRNDALRLLKKEKSKEIVEAHINKIKSKISISINEKLLAAAGIESGL; encoded by the coding sequence ATGACAAAACAGTTTTACACTGTCTTAGTATTGTTTTTAATTTCATTTCTATTTGACTCCCAACCAGTAAAATCTCAAAAGTTAGCGCTACCTGAAAAGATTATTGCGAAGATCGGTTCGATTTCAATTCCGGTCTACGAGTTTCAGCAGCGCCTTCAGGATTATCTTTTTTCTTCCGGTATTAAGGATAATATCGTTGTAAGGCGTTCCATCATCAATAATATGATTAATGAAATTCTCCTGAATAATTATGATGATAATTCGGCCATCGAATCAAATCCCGAATTTATTAAAGAGAGCAAGTGGATCGAAAAACAGACCATACTGGCTTTTCTTAAAGACAGAGATGTTTACGCGAGAATCAATGTAACAGATAATGAAATAAGAGACGCCTTTTACAAATCCCAGGAGAAAATTGCTGCTAGACACTTGTTTGCTGAAACTGAAGATGAGGCAAATAGTCTTTATCAGTTGCTTCAGACTGGTGCGGATTTTAATCAGCTGGCAAAACAGGTTTTTACAGATTCCGTCCTGGCTTTTAACGGCGGTTATCTCGGTTATTTTTCCTGGGGTGATATGGATCCCGACTTTGAAGATGCGGCTTATTCACTTAAACCCGGTGAAATTTCAGCACCGGTTAAAACCCGGTACGGTTTCAGTATCATCAAACTTGAAGACAGGATTCCGCAGCCCTTAATCACAGAAGACGAATTTCTAAGAAAAAAAGCCCACATGGAACGTGTTGTAAAAATAAGAAAGAAAAAACCGGCCGAATGGGAATTTATTAATTCAATTTATGATCAGAAAAAAGTAGATATTAACGAAAAAATGCTTGGACTTATTTACGATAATTTTAGATATTCTGATGCCGATAAAGCGGAAAAGAATGAAGTAATTGATTATTCCTCTATTCTACTTAAGTACGGTGAAAGGACTTATTCAGCCGGGGAGACGGTTCAGCGGCTGAATGATATTCCTTATTTTCATCGGGATAAAATAACCTCTATTGAAAATCTTAAAACTGTTCTCAAAGGTTTAGTTCTTCAGGATCTGCTTTTCGATATTGCCGTTAAGAAGAGATACGATAGGGATCCAGAGGTTTTATCTACTTTGAAGAAATATAAGGGGAATCTTTTTCTCAAATATAAAAGATTGGAAATAAGTAATAACGCGAATTTCCCTGATTCTGTAATAAATAAATTCTATAATGATAATCTGGTCTATTTCATGACTTCCCCTAAAATCAGCATTCAGGAAATAATCGTGAATGATTCAACAGTTGCAGCCGACTTGATTGCCCGGATCGGTAAAGGGGAGGATTTTGGTTCTTTAGCCCGGCAATACTCTTTGAGAGAATGGTCTGCTTCTAATAACGGGATTATTGAGTTATCTGAAATTGAGAAATTCGGTCAGTTAAAGGATGTTTTGTGGAATTCCCCGCTCGGTTCTATTGTTGGACCGGTTATGATCCAGAATTATCATGGTATTTTCAGGGTAATAGAAAAAGTTGATGGCAGTCCGAAAGAATATTCCGCCGTTCGTAATGATGCTCTTAGACTTTTGAAAAAAGAGAAATCGAAGGAAATAGTAGAAGCGCATATAAATAAAATAAAAAGCAAAATCAGTATCTCAATCAACGAGAAATTATTAGCGGCAGCCGGCATTGAATCCGGGCTGTAG
- a CDS encoding LacI family DNA-binding transcriptional regulator, producing MRPKLVTLNDIAKKIGVSIITVSKALRDHPDISESTARLVKKTADELGYSPNFMARNLASKKSNSIGVVLPQIAHHFFSTLMNDIYDYAIEKNYQVFLTVSQENAEMQKKQIETLLSMRVDGLIISISQDTSNFGIFKNALDRQIPMVFMDRIPDLPSCNKVTVDDKKGAFHAIDHVVNLGYRRIAHFAGYSNINIGRDRLEGFKNAMQFHGLEINNDWIIEGDYEEKHGYDSFMKLYHEKNLPDLILAVTFPVAIGIYSAAKEVGLKIPDDIDLICFGNSPVQEFLSPPLSCINQPTDLLAKRSMDLLLENIDKPESFEHQNIVIDTELILRGTCINYNRG from the coding sequence ATGCGTCCCAAACTGGTTACATTAAATGATATAGCAAAGAAAATAGGCGTATCGATAATAACAGTATCGAAGGCGCTGCGGGACCACCCCGACATTTCCGAAAGTACAGCCAGATTAGTAAAGAAAACGGCCGACGAGCTCGGCTACTCGCCAAATTTCATGGCCCGGAATCTTGCATCGAAGAAATCGAATTCAATCGGCGTAGTATTACCCCAGATTGCTCATCATTTTTTCAGCACACTTATGAATGACATTTACGATTATGCTATTGAGAAGAATTACCAGGTCTTTCTAACTGTTTCCCAGGAAAACGCCGAGATGCAAAAAAAACAGATTGAGACCCTCCTTTCTATGAGAGTGGACGGATTGATCATTTCGATATCACAGGACACTTCCAACTTTGGAATATTTAAGAACGCCCTCGACCGTCAGATTCCAATGGTTTTTATGGACCGGATACCTGACTTGCCGAGCTGCAATAAAGTAACAGTTGACGATAAAAAGGGCGCATTCCACGCAATTGATCACGTCGTTAATCTGGGCTACCGCCGGATCGCTCACTTCGCCGGTTATTCGAATATTAATATAGGGCGCGACAGACTCGAAGGATTCAAGAACGCTATGCAATTCCACGGACTTGAGATAAACAACGACTGGATAATAGAAGGAGACTACGAAGAGAAGCACGGATATGATTCGTTCATGAAATTGTATCACGAGAAAAATCTACCCGATCTTATTCTTGCGGTTACATTTCCGGTGGCAATCGGAATTTATTCCGCCGCGAAGGAAGTAGGATTAAAAATTCCTGACGATATCGACCTGATCTGCTTCGGCAATTCGCCCGTTCAGGAATTCCTCTCCCCGCCATTAAGCTGTATAAATCAGCCGACCGATCTGCTGGCTAAGAGATCGATGGACCTGCTTCTTGAGAACATCGACAAACCGGAATCCTTTGAACATCAGAATATAGTTATCGATACGGAATTGATCTTGCGCGGCACATGCATCAATTATAACAGAGGATAG
- the rnhC gene encoding ribonuclease HIII — protein MDLKEKALRRLKDLRKTAEKSGLSLSGIDTKEFNHEFTAIAGKERIKVQVYFGKKGLKTVLQGDLKSGLYFRLKELLIDQVSLNLAEQEKKEPEEYIGTDEVGKGDFFGPLVVAAVYTDPGTREKLKRIGVRDSKEIGDLQILQLAREIKEITQDRFEVVLISPSKYNDLYGKLKNLNQLLNWAHSKAIDNLLDNTECKYVITDKFSRKDLDVSTLSAHADVEFVQETKAERFTGVAAASIIARGAFLEWFDQQAKKGYRIPKGASLEVEDYAKKLLKKIGPEKFDQLVKKHFKTYNKIL, from the coding sequence ATGGATCTGAAAGAAAAAGCCCTTAGACGTCTTAAAGACCTTAGAAAGACCGCGGAGAAATCAGGATTAAGCCTCTCCGGAATTGATACGAAAGAATTTAATCACGAGTTTACTGCGATTGCCGGGAAAGAAAGGATTAAAGTTCAGGTCTACTTCGGAAAGAAAGGTTTGAAAACGGTTCTTCAGGGGGATTTAAAATCCGGACTTTACTTCAGACTCAAAGAACTGCTTATTGATCAGGTGAGTTTAAATCTGGCAGAACAGGAAAAGAAGGAACCGGAAGAATATATCGGTACAGATGAAGTGGGAAAAGGCGATTTCTTCGGTCCGCTTGTAGTCGCGGCTGTTTATACAGATCCCGGTACAAGGGAAAAATTAAAGAGGATCGGTGTTAGGGACAGCAAGGAGATCGGTGATCTACAGATTCTTCAGCTTGCAAGGGAAATTAAAGAGATAACACAAGACAGATTTGAGGTTGTGTTAATAAGTCCATCAAAATACAACGACCTTTACGGAAAACTGAAAAATTTAAATCAGCTTTTAAACTGGGCGCATTCTAAAGCAATCGACAATCTGCTCGATAATACAGAGTGCAAATATGTAATAACGGATAAGTTCAGCAGAAAGGATCTGGATGTTTCAACTTTGTCCGCACATGCGGATGTTGAATTTGTTCAGGAGACAAAAGCCGAGAGATTTACAGGAGTAGCGGCAGCATCAATTATTGCCCGGGGCGCATTTCTTGAGTGGTTTGATCAGCAGGCAAAGAAAGGATACCGGATTCCCAAAGGCGCCTCGTTAGAGGTTGAAGATTACGCAAAAAAGCTGCTGAAGAAAATCGGTCCTGAAAAATTCGATCAGCTTGTAAAAAAACATTTTAAGACGTACAATAAAATCTTGTAA
- a CDS encoding ATP-dependent 6-phosphofructokinase — MTRSKVKRIGILTGGGDCPGLNAVIRGVAKPAHDNGLSVIGILDGFEGLVEGKAIELYNRDVSGILAKGGTILGSSNKGDPFHWPEEVNGKIKIVDRSKDALKNYLAWDLDAIVAIGGDGTMHIANYLSEMGMNIVGVPKTIDNDLEATDQTFGHDSAVFVVTEALDRLHTTASAHHRIMVCEVMGRYAGWIALNGGLAGGADIILIPELPFNWNVVYDHVMRRNMKGKRFSIVCVAEGAKPKDGKLVMKGKDIKRTDPIQLGGIGELVAKRISDNTGLETRYTVLGHLQRGGSPTPYDRILSTKFGTNAIQLVIKKKFGRMVALKGSEIKSVRIIDAISHQKLVKPNDQGVLAAHAVGVSFGTEKL, encoded by the coding sequence TTGACTCGATCAAAAGTTAAAAGAATCGGAATACTTACCGGAGGCGGGGACTGTCCAGGACTGAATGCTGTGATAAGAGGAGTAGCCAAACCGGCTCACGATAACGGGCTAAGCGTAATCGGAATCCTGGACGGATTCGAAGGACTTGTGGAAGGAAAAGCCATTGAATTATACAACCGGGATGTTTCCGGAATCCTGGCTAAAGGAGGAACGATACTCGGATCCTCGAATAAAGGGGACCCGTTCCACTGGCCGGAAGAAGTGAACGGCAAGATCAAAATTGTAGACCGTTCCAAAGACGCTCTTAAAAACTATCTGGCATGGGACCTTGATGCGATCGTGGCAATAGGGGGCGACGGAACAATGCACATCGCAAATTATCTGAGCGAAATGGGAATGAACATTGTCGGCGTTCCGAAAACCATCGATAACGACCTTGAGGCGACCGATCAGACTTTCGGACACGACTCGGCAGTCTTTGTTGTAACGGAAGCGTTGGACCGACTTCATACAACAGCTTCGGCACATCACCGTATAATGGTATGCGAAGTAATGGGAAGATACGCCGGATGGATTGCACTTAACGGTGGCCTAGCAGGCGGAGCGGATATAATTTTAATTCCGGAGCTGCCGTTTAACTGGAATGTTGTTTACGACCATGTCATGAGGCGCAATATGAAAGGTAAGCGTTTCAGTATTGTCTGTGTAGCTGAAGGAGCCAAACCGAAAGACGGTAAATTGGTTATGAAAGGAAAGGATATTAAAAGGACTGACCCGATACAACTCGGCGGTATCGGCGAGCTCGTTGCAAAAAGGATAAGCGATAACACCGGACTGGAAACACGGTACACAGTACTCGGACATTTACAAAGGGGCGGCAGTCCAACGCCTTACGACCGGATATTATCGACGAAATTCGGAACCAACGCGATTCAGCTGGTCATTAAGAAAAAATTCGGCAGGATGGTAGCTTTAAAAGGATCGGAGATAAAGAGCGTAAGGATAATTGATGCGATTTCGCACCAGAAACTGGTGAAACCGAACGATCAGGGGGTTTTAGCGGCACATGCTGTAGGTGTTAGTTTTGGAACTGAAAAATTATAA
- a CDS encoding RNA-binding protein, translated as MNIFVGNLAKEAEEMDLEGLFKKYGEVRTVKIIRDMFSGESKGFAFVEMKDKTAAQTAINELNTYDLKGKKLVVNEARPKTDNRRGGGGRPGGQNRGRGNRGGGGYSGGGRGW; from the coding sequence ATGAATATTTTTGTCGGAAACCTGGCAAAAGAAGCTGAAGAGATGGATCTGGAAGGTCTCTTTAAAAAATACGGCGAAGTAAGAACAGTTAAAATAATAAGGGACATGTTCAGCGGTGAATCGAAAGGATTTGCATTCGTTGAAATGAAAGATAAAACCGCTGCACAGACGGCCATCAACGAGCTGAATACTTACGACCTGAAAGGGAAAAAACTTGTTGTTAACGAAGCCCGTCCTAAAACAGACAACAGGCGCGGCGGAGGCGGAAGACCCGGTGGTCAGAACCGCGGTAGAGGAAACAGGGGCGGCGGCGGTTACAGCGGCGGCGGAAGAGGCTGGTAA